Below is a genomic region from Pseudocalidococcus azoricus BACA0444.
CCCCGGCCAGCTAGGGCATAAAGAGCGAGAATATCGGTTAGGGAACTCACACCCCCAGAGGCGATAATTGAGACTTCGACTTGATCGGCTAATTCCTTTAAGGCATCTAGGTTTGGCCCTTGGAGTGTGCCATCACGGGCAATATCGGTATAAATAATTCCGCCAATCCCCAGCCGCTGCATCTGTTGAGCCAGTTGAATTGCGGTGATTTCTGAGGTTTCTAGCCAGCCGTGGGTTGCGACCAGGCCATTTTTGGCATCAATCCCCACCCAAATCTGTTCAGGAAATTCTGCGGCCAGTTCCGCGACTAATTCCGGTTGTTTGAGGGCTACAGTTCCGAGGATCGCCCGTTCCACCCCCAGGCCCAGTAAAGCTTGCGCTTGCGCTTTTGTGCGCAGACCACCCCCCACCTGGACTGGAATTGGGAGAGTCTGGGCAATTTCAGCAATGATGTCATAGTTAACAGGCTGGCCCGACTTGGCCCCATCTAGATCCACTAAATGCAGCCGCGTTGCCCCTTGGGAGACAAAACTTTCGGCCACTTGGCGGGGATTGGCGTTGAAGACTTGGGCCTGGTCATAGTTCCCTTGAAACAAGCGCACACATTGGCCGCCCAACAAATCAATTGCCGGAATGACATCCATCGTTATTGCCTAAAACTAACCCATCAATCCAGCCTACTGTGAATTCTTAGGGTTGTTCAGCTTTCCCTTGGCACTTAGTAGATGGAGGGGACAAAAAATTGTTCGTTAATCGGCGGGCGGACGTAGTCTTCGGGGGCAGGGCGGCGGGGCGGCAGATCAATGGCCGGGGGCGTGATGTCTTCGTAGGGAATTTTGCTAAGGAGGTGGCTAATGCAGTTGAGGTGGGCCCGGCGTTTGTCATCGGCTTCGACCGTAAACCAGGGGGCTTCAGGAATATTCGTATGGGCTAACATCGCATCTTTGGCTTTGGAATAATCCACCCAGCGATCCCGCGATTCGATGTCCATCGGGCTAATTTTCCAGCGTTTAGCCGGTTCTAAAATCCGGGCCTGGAAGCGGCGTTCCTGTTCATCATCACTGACAGAAAACCAATATTTAATCAGGATAATGCCCGACTTAACCAGCATCCGCTCAAACTGGGGGCAAGAGTCCATAAATTCGTTATATTGAGCCTCATTGCAAAAGCCCATTACCCACTCCACCCCGGCCCGGTTATACCAACTCCGGTCAAACATGACAATTTCGCCCGCCCCTGGGAGATGCTCGACATAGCGTTGAAAGTACCATTGGGTTTTTTCGCGGTCTGATGGCGTTCCCAGGGCAACGATCCGGCAACCCCTGGGATTGAGGGGGGCAGAAATTCGTTTAATCATCCCACCTTTGCCGGCTGCGTCCCGCCCTTCAAAAATAATCACGATCTTCAGGCCAGCGTGTTTAACCCAATACTGCATCTTGACCAGTTCAACTTGGAGGCGAGCCAGTTCTTTGTCGTAGAAGTCACGATCGAGTTTGCTGGGTTTTGGAGTTTCGGGCAGGGCTTTCTTCTTGTCCTTGGCTTTCTTCTTTTTTCCAGGCCCCTCGGTCAATACGTCAGTCGGTGTTGCAGTAGCATCCAATTCAGCCATAGGTCAAGAATCCCAATTTCTCAGCAAGTGTGGGGAATATTATTACAGTCTGCCAGGCCTGGGAAAATCTCTGTTCATCATTAACACTTTCTTAAGTTGTTTAGGTCTAAATGACCAGAGCCAGGGGGATTAGCCATGATCAACACACTCGTTTTTGGCGATCCTTGTGGGATTTCCACGCTTAATCCGTTACTTATTTTTCTGAAAATTTAACATTCTTTAATGTAACGTTAATCTTACCTGACAAGATAGAATAAATTGATGGATATAAAACCTGATAAATAATGACACTGCCGCAGTTTTCAAAAATGCGAGACTCCCTTCGTAAACCAAAATCCCTGCGAACCTTATTTATCATTTTATTTTTGTTTCAATCGGGAGTTTTCTTAGGACTATCCTATCTCCTGTTCGAGCAATTTAAGCAAAGAACGATCTCTAACCTACTAACTGCACTGACGATAGAAACCAGTGAACGGATTAATAATAAAATTAGTCAAGAACTGCATACAGCTATTCGTCTCAATGCAATTAATCGAGATGTTGTTGCGATTACTAACGGCACAACAAATTACAATTCACTTATTCGTGCTGTAGCGATTCAACTCAATAACTTTCCCAACATTTCCGCCATTGGAGTGAGTCAAGTTGGGGGTTACTCCTTTAGAGTGAATCGTTATGGTGCTACTCCCAATCAATTTGATGTGGAACTCCTGAGTCCTGAGCGTCCCAATGAGCTACAAATTTTTCGAGTGAACTCTGTTGGAAATAAACTGGTCGATCTGGTAACTATCCGCCCTTTCAAGGTGACAGATTGGCCTTGGTACAAAAGCATTCAAAATATCAAACCCAATTCCTGGAGCCAGCCCTATATCAGCCGTGAGGGTTCCAACTTAGTTATCAGTACCTATATTCCTATTTATCCAACCGATACCTACCGCTTGCCCACCCTATTTGTTAGTAGCATTAGTCTCGAAAAAATTAATACTCTCTTAGAAGGACAGCAATTTAAGGTTAAGTCTCTGGCCCTTATCACCGAGTTGAGTGGGGAATTAGTGGGAGCAACAACCAGGGATAAACCTTATTCACTAGTCAGACATAAAAATGAGCCTGGATATTCCTTTAAACGAACTCATATTCAAGATAGTTCCAATCCGCTGCTGGTATCCCTGGCTCCTCTACTCCCCCAGGCTAGTACCTTGAAACCCGGAGAGTCGCGTCTAGAAAGTCTGATCTTTGCCGGTAATCGTTATTATGTTGAGATCGAGCGATTGAACTTTGATCCTAGTTTAGATTGGCTATTAATAACCGTTATTTCCGAAGCTGAACTCACCCAGGATATTCAGAAAAACTTAATTCCGATCTTGTTTTTGCTAGCGCTGTTACTTGTGATGATGGGGATATTGAATCTCGTGACTGCCCAGGCCATTATTCGCCCAATTCGGACACTTCAAAACCGCACCCGTGAGTTTGTTGCACCCCATACCTCCCTAGAAACGATAGCTCATCCGATCAAAGAAATTAGTGAGCTTGACTCTGCCTTTGTCGAGATGGCTCAGAAAATCCACATCACCCTTAATCAACTTCAGACTACCAATCACGAACTAGTCGAGCAAAAAGCCCACCTATGCCAAATTCTGGATGCAATTCCCATTGGTGTGGCAATCCATGCTCTCCATGGCCAAGTTGAGTACCTGAATCCAGCTGGTATGAGTTTACTGGGACTCACCGCAATTCCTAACTCCCCAGGCCTGGATGCACTCAACCAAGACTTTTATCTCTTTCAAGTTGGCCAAAATTGCCCCTACCCCACCGAATTACTCCCCGCTGTCCAGGCCTTGCACGGTCAAACGACCGAACTTGATGATTTAGAATTTCGCCAAGGGGAACACCACCGGATATTCAAAGCCTATGGTATTCCCATTTATAACCAGGCCCGTGAAATTACAGCAGCCCTCGTTATTTTTTTGGATATTACCGAGCGCAAACACCTGGAAGACATTCTCCAAAACTATAACCAGACCCTCGCGGCAGAAGTGAGACAACAGACCCTCGCGCTAGCCAAAAGTGAAGAAAAATTCCGCTTTGCCTTGCAATCTACGGTGACAAGCTGGTGGGACTGGGATCCAGTGAATAACTTGATTGACTGGTCTGATAATTTTTACCCGATGATTGGTCGCCCAGCAGAAGCTTGCGAAAAAACGGTAGAAGCCTTTATGACCTTTCTTCACCCCGATGACCAGGCCCATGTAGGAGCAGCTATTCAAAATACTCTGATCCATGACATCCCCTACAGAGTCGAGTTTCGCTTCCTCCATCCTGACGGGGCAATTTGTTGGATTTTAGCGGTGGGAACAGTGCAGCGAGATGAAACAGGGCAAGCCATCCGCATGAGTGGAATCAACCTCGACATTACTGAGCGAAAAACTATTGAAGAAGCCCTCCGTAAAAGTGAAGAACGATTCCGGCAAAGTTTTAATACCACCGCTGTCAGTAGTGCCCTCGTGGGGTTGAATGGTCGTTTTATAGCAGTCAATCCGGCCCTATGTGAATTTTTTGGCTA
It encodes:
- the hisA gene encoding 1-(5-phosphoribosyl)-5-[(5-phosphoribosylamino)methylideneamino]imidazole-4-carboxamide isomerase; the encoded protein is MDVIPAIDLLGGQCVRLFQGNYDQAQVFNANPRQVAESFVSQGATRLHLVDLDGAKSGQPVNYDIIAEIAQTLPIPVQVGGGLRTKAQAQALLGLGVERAILGTVALKQPELVAELAAEFPEQIWVGIDAKNGLVATHGWLETSEITAIQLAQQMQRLGIGGIIYTDIARDGTLQGPNLDALKELADQVEVSIIASGGVSSLTDILALYALAGRGIVGAIVGKAIYTGAVDLAEAIKAVGIGRWQDVPPDLGQVTWA
- the ppk2 gene encoding polyphosphate kinase 2; the encoded protein is MAELDATATPTDVLTEGPGKKKKAKDKKKALPETPKPSKLDRDFYDKELARLQVELVKMQYWVKHAGLKIVIIFEGRDAAGKGGMIKRISAPLNPRGCRIVALGTPSDREKTQWYFQRYVEHLPGAGEIVMFDRSWYNRAGVEWVMGFCNEAQYNEFMDSCPQFERMLVKSGIILIKYWFSVSDDEQERRFQARILEPAKRWKISPMDIESRDRWVDYSKAKDAMLAHTNIPEAPWFTVEADDKRRAHLNCISHLLSKIPYEDITPPAIDLPPRRPAPEDYVRPPINEQFFVPSIY
- a CDS encoding diguanylate cyclase, with the translated sequence MRDSLRKPKSLRTLFIILFLFQSGVFLGLSYLLFEQFKQRTISNLLTALTIETSERINNKISQELHTAIRLNAINRDVVAITNGTTNYNSLIRAVAIQLNNFPNISAIGVSQVGGYSFRVNRYGATPNQFDVELLSPERPNELQIFRVNSVGNKLVDLVTIRPFKVTDWPWYKSIQNIKPNSWSQPYISREGSNLVISTYIPIYPTDTYRLPTLFVSSISLEKINTLLEGQQFKVKSLALITELSGELVGATTRDKPYSLVRHKNEPGYSFKRTHIQDSSNPLLVSLAPLLPQASTLKPGESRLESLIFAGNRYYVEIERLNFDPSLDWLLITVISEAELTQDIQKNLIPILFLLALLLVMMGILNLVTAQAIIRPIRTLQNRTREFVAPHTSLETIAHPIKEISELDSAFVEMAQKIHITLNQLQTTNHELVEQKAHLCQILDAIPIGVAIHALHGQVEYLNPAGMSLLGLTAIPNSPGLDALNQDFYLFQVGQNCPYPTELLPAVQALHGQTTELDDLEFRQGEHHRIFKAYGIPIYNQAREITAALVIFLDITERKHLEDILQNYNQTLAAEVRQQTLALAKSEEKFRFALQSTVTSWWDWDPVNNLIDWSDNFYPMIGRPAEACEKTVEAFMTFLHPDDQAHVGAAIQNTLIHDIPYRVEFRFLHPDGAICWILAVGTVQRDETGQAIRMSGINLDITERKTIEEALRKSEERFRQSFNTTAVSSALVGLNGRFIAVNPALCEFFGYSEDELKDISLNELTDAGGSPLRTDLIEQLLNRVISSYSLENCYQHRLGHQVWGLLTVSLVRDDHEQPLYYICQIQNIDPLKQIQAELQQVNTELEYLTQIDSLTGVFNRRYFDQVLAQEWQVACREGDYFALLMLDIDYFKNYNDALGHQAGDSCLIQVAQALQRSIHRSSDLVARYGGEEFVLILPRTDLSGAVVIAQRIQDLISAQDLPHPTSAISHQLTVSIGIQCGIPRPGQPPQTWLRAADDALYLAKEKGRNQYVVNGSEAAI